The following are from one region of the Rosistilla carotiformis genome:
- a CDS encoding DUF1559 domain-containing protein codes for MKRQHVRGFTLIELLVVIAIVGILIGLLLPAVQAVRESARRMKCQNNLKQFGLALHSYHDTYNQFPAAYVRTNHAFWSAAILPYVEQNNVYQTLDFNQSASWRILGNPNAVALQTRLDLFQCPSAINRQGLDDYLVDRVPSNYLACASGLLTREAGPDPGPQKLMYHQDIDGFIFDQSRTRIRDMLDGTTHTIAVSEAVNLPEIQENDFWGLNASVDHWPIGSASFGSNEVSEVVGSSGVPINISLDRTTDWYIDERELCFSSRHRGGVQAVLVDGHVKFFAETIDPQVWSALGTRSNGEVIPDSL; via the coding sequence ATGAAACGCCAGCACGTTCGAGGGTTCACGTTGATCGAACTGCTAGTGGTGATTGCGATCGTCGGGATTCTCATCGGTTTGTTGCTGCCTGCAGTCCAGGCGGTGCGCGAATCCGCTCGACGTATGAAATGTCAAAACAATCTCAAGCAATTTGGCCTCGCCCTCCATTCGTACCACGACACCTACAACCAATTTCCTGCAGCTTACGTTCGCACGAATCATGCCTTCTGGTCGGCGGCAATCCTGCCGTATGTCGAACAAAATAACGTCTATCAGACGCTCGACTTCAACCAGTCTGCAAGTTGGAGAATCCTAGGAAACCCCAACGCAGTCGCCCTGCAAACGCGATTGGACTTGTTTCAATGTCCCTCTGCTATCAATCGCCAAGGGCTCGATGACTACCTTGTCGATCGTGTTCCCTCAAATTATCTGGCGTGTGCGTCCGGGCTATTAACGCGGGAAGCGGGGCCCGATCCCGGTCCGCAAAAATTGATGTACCATCAAGATATCGACGGTTTCATCTTCGATCAAAGTCGGACGCGAATCCGCGATATGCTCGATGGCACGACCCATACGATCGCGGTCAGCGAAGCCGTCAATCTTCCCGAGATTCAAGAGAACGACTTCTGGGGGTTGAACGCCTCGGTCGATCATTGGCCGATCGGTTCTGCATCGTTTGGGTCGAATGAGGTCTCCGAAGTTGTGGGGTCTAGCGGAGTGCCAATCAACATCTCGTTGGATCGAACCACCGATTGGTATATCGATGAACGGGAGCTCTGCTTCTCCAGTCGTCATCGCGGCGGCGTCCAAGCAGTGTTGGTTGATGGACATGTGAAGTTCTTCGCCGAAACGATCGACCCGCAAGTCTGGTCGGCCTTGGGAACCCGCAGTAACGGCGAAGTGATCCCCGATTCACTGTAA
- the mtaB gene encoding tRNA (N(6)-L-threonylcarbamoyladenosine(37)-C(2))-methylthiotransferase MtaB — protein MSAKLKTHTLGCKVNQYETELVRQGLQRAGYRDAEKDEAADVCVVNTCTVTAEGDTKSRQIIRRMARQNPDARIVVMGCYATRAPEEVLALPGVSEVVTDKRELPDLLTRFGVIDLPTGLDGHSGRKRAYVKVQDGCLLRCSYCIIPQVRPELTSRPMKHIVEEVERLVAGGFREVVLTGIHLGHYGVDWNRQQPKEKWIRLAHLVQRLAELPGEFRIRLSSIEATEVTRELIEIMQSYPTRIAPHLHLCLQSGSDTILRAMRRRWSTRMFLDRCQMLRDALDHPALTTDVIVGFPGETEEHFQQTCQTSRDAGFSKIHVFPYSPRRGTPAAEYADQIDKQVKQERVDRLLALEAELRADYYRSLVGRELDVLVEGSQPIVDLAAGTPHYVHRGTSCRYAPVEFHSADANLEKQLIKVQVAEAKDDRVTGQRREDA, from the coding sequence ATGTCTGCAAAGCTCAAAACCCATACGCTCGGCTGTAAAGTCAACCAATACGAAACCGAACTCGTGCGGCAGGGGCTGCAACGCGCCGGCTATCGCGATGCGGAGAAAGACGAAGCCGCCGACGTTTGCGTGGTAAACACCTGCACGGTCACCGCCGAAGGGGACACGAAGAGCCGGCAGATCATTCGCCGGATGGCGCGGCAGAATCCCGACGCTCGAATCGTCGTGATGGGATGTTACGCCACGCGGGCTCCCGAAGAGGTCCTCGCGCTGCCGGGAGTGTCTGAAGTCGTTACCGACAAGCGAGAGCTGCCCGATCTGCTGACGCGCTTCGGCGTGATCGATCTGCCGACCGGACTGGATGGCCACAGCGGTCGCAAGCGAGCTTATGTCAAAGTGCAAGACGGATGCCTGTTGCGATGCAGTTATTGCATCATCCCCCAGGTCCGGCCCGAACTGACGAGCCGCCCGATGAAGCATATCGTCGAGGAAGTGGAGCGTCTTGTCGCCGGCGGCTTCCGCGAAGTCGTGCTGACGGGAATCCACTTGGGCCATTACGGCGTCGACTGGAATCGCCAGCAACCGAAAGAGAAATGGATTCGACTTGCTCACTTGGTCCAGCGATTGGCCGAACTGCCGGGCGAGTTCCGGATCCGGCTGAGCAGCATCGAGGCGACCGAGGTGACGCGCGAGCTGATCGAGATCATGCAGAGCTATCCGACGCGGATCGCACCTCATCTGCATCTGTGCCTGCAGAGCGGCAGTGACACGATCCTGCGAGCGATGCGACGCCGCTGGAGCACGCGGATGTTTTTGGACCGCTGCCAGATGTTGCGCGACGCACTGGACCACCCCGCGCTGACGACCGATGTGATCGTCGGCTTCCCAGGCGAAACCGAAGAGCATTTCCAGCAGACGTGCCAGACCAGCCGCGACGCAGGATTTTCGAAGATCCACGTCTTCCCCTACAGCCCGCGACGGGGAACTCCCGCGGCTGAATACGCCGACCAAATCGACAAACAGGTCAAACAGGAGCGGGTCGATCGGCTGTTGGCTCTGGAGGCGGAACTGCGAGCCGATTATTACCGCAGCCTCGTTGGGCGCGAGCTCGACGTGCTGGTCGAGGGATCGCAACCGATCGTCGATCTAGCGGCGGGGACGCCTCATTATGTTCATCGCGGCACATCGTGCCGGTACGCACCGGTCGAATTCCACAGCGCCGATGCGAACCTGGAAAAGCAGCTGATCAAAGTCCAGGTGGCCGAGGCAAAAGATGATCGCGTGACAGGCCAGCGTCGCGAAGACGCCTGA
- a CDS encoding ATP-dependent Clp protease adaptor ClpS yields the protein MTSKSAAAAIPEVEQQGTRPKPKRQPRYNVILWNDDDHSYEYVMMMMKELFRYPIEKGFQVAKEVDRSGRAICLTTTREHAELKRDQIHAFGKDSLIARCQGSMSATIEPVPGE from the coding sequence ATGACAAGCAAAAGCGCCGCAGCGGCGATACCTGAAGTAGAACAACAGGGAACGCGACCCAAGCCAAAACGGCAGCCGCGTTACAACGTCATCCTATGGAATGACGACGATCATTCGTACGAGTACGTGATGATGATGATGAAAGAGCTGTTTCGCTATCCGATCGAAAAAGGCTTTCAAGTCGCCAAAGAGGTCGATCGCAGCGGGCGAGCGATCTGTTTGACGACGACCCGCGAACACGCCGAACTGAAACGCGATCAGATCCACGCGTTTGGCAAGGATTCGCTGATCGCTCGCTGCCAAGGGAGCATGTCGGCGACGATCGAACCGGTTCCCGGCGAATAA
- a CDS encoding dipeptidase produces the protein MAKDLDTILHSREADFQSDLIDWLKIPSISSDSRHTQDVHAAADWVVEKFRSLDLEVELIPTQGHPLVYAQTPPVPGAPVVLVYGHYDVQPVEPLDKWVTGPFEPDVRDGNIYARGATDDKGQVLTHIQSLAAWRETGQPLPLQIKYLIEGEEEVGSENLQQFLKTESERLACDVVVISDNSQLGDGKPAITYGLRGIIAFELHVDGPARDLHSGSFGGALANPANVLCRMMSELIDAEGKIQIPGFYDDVRELSDAERAQLAKLPFDESRFAKQVGVDALVGEPGFTTNERRWARPTLDINGLTSGHQGEGGKTIVPSTASVKFTCRLVPDQNPDKIAEVVKERIAAICPPGVRHRLEVGHGGGGMLASIDSPYMAAAQQAIQRSFGVTPFLIREGGSIPIVAEFQEQLGAECLLLGWGLDDDNAHSPNEKFCLADFHRGIRASAYLWEELAAKS, from the coding sequence ATGGCTAAAGACCTAGACACTATTTTGCACTCTCGCGAAGCCGATTTTCAATCCGATTTGATCGATTGGTTGAAAATTCCCAGTATCAGCTCTGATTCGCGGCATACCCAAGATGTCCACGCCGCAGCCGACTGGGTTGTCGAGAAGTTCCGCTCGCTGGATCTCGAGGTCGAATTGATCCCGACCCAGGGGCATCCTTTGGTCTACGCTCAGACGCCGCCGGTGCCGGGAGCTCCCGTCGTCCTGGTCTACGGACATTATGATGTTCAGCCGGTGGAGCCGCTGGACAAGTGGGTGACCGGCCCGTTTGAACCCGATGTTCGCGACGGCAATATCTACGCTCGGGGGGCTACCGATGACAAGGGGCAGGTCCTAACGCATATTCAAAGCCTGGCCGCCTGGCGCGAAACCGGCCAGCCGCTGCCGCTGCAGATCAAATATCTGATCGAAGGCGAAGAGGAAGTTGGCAGCGAGAACCTGCAACAGTTCCTCAAGACTGAATCGGAACGTTTGGCTTGCGACGTCGTTGTGATCAGCGACAACAGCCAGCTTGGCGACGGCAAGCCTGCGATCACCTACGGCCTTCGCGGGATCATCGCTTTCGAATTGCACGTCGATGGTCCTGCCAGAGACCTGCATTCGGGATCCTTCGGCGGCGCGTTAGCCAATCCGGCCAATGTTCTGTGCCGGATGATGTCCGAATTGATCGATGCCGAGGGAAAGATTCAGATCCCCGGCTTTTATGACGACGTTCGCGAACTGTCCGATGCAGAGCGAGCCCAATTGGCGAAGCTGCCGTTTGACGAATCGCGGTTCGCCAAACAGGTTGGCGTCGACGCCCTGGTGGGCGAGCCCGGCTTCACGACGAACGAGCGGCGTTGGGCTCGGCCGACTCTCGACATCAACGGTTTGACCTCCGGGCATCAAGGCGAAGGTGGCAAGACGATCGTCCCTTCGACAGCGTCGGTCAAATTCACCTGCCGCTTGGTCCCCGACCAAAACCCCGACAAGATCGCAGAGGTCGTCAAAGAACGGATCGCCGCGATCTGTCCTCCCGGCGTGCGGCACCGCTTGGAAGTCGGACACGGTGGCGGCGGCATGCTGGCCAGCATCGACAGTCCTTATATGGCGGCAGCCCAGCAGGCGATCCAGCGCTCCTTTGGCGTGACGCCGTTTTTGATTCGCGAAGGGGGCTCGATCCCGATCGTCGCCGAATTCCAAGAGCAGTTGGGGGCTGAATGCCTATTGTTGGGCTGGGGATTGGACGATGACAACGCACATAGCCCGAACGAAAAGTTTTGTTTAGCCGATTTCCATCGCGGTATCCGCGCGAGCGCCTACCTCTGGGAAGAACTGGCTGCGAAGTCGTAA
- the serS gene encoding serine--tRNA ligase, with translation MLDRKFIVEHADQVQANCERRGVSCEVQRIVSLEAQRKTLLTDSQEFNRLANEVSKKIKSAKDNDERQQFIAEGRDLRQKKDAAQKQHDEIDAEVLSLISAIPNMTHSDVPSGGEEDAKEVGFGKTAVRTFDFAVKDHLELAQPLDLVDFEAGARVTGSGFYFLKNDAVLLDLALQQFAIRHLMSKGFIPVTTPDLATTSVLQGIGFTPRGPETQIYSIENSDLHLVGTAEITLGGMYADQTVDLEELPIKLCGLSHCFRTEAGAAGRASRGLYRVHQFTKVEMFAFTSPEQSDAMHEELRQTECELFDALEVPYRIVDTASGDLGGPAYRKYDLEAWMPGRGEAGEWGEVTSTSNCTDYQARRLNVRYKTKGEKGTNFVHTLNGTAFATGRAMIAIIENNQQADGSIAVPKALQPWVGKEKIG, from the coding sequence ATGCTAGACCGCAAATTTATTGTCGAACACGCCGATCAGGTTCAAGCCAATTGCGAGCGCCGCGGCGTCAGTTGCGAGGTCCAGCGGATCGTATCGCTGGAAGCCCAACGCAAGACGTTGCTGACCGATTCGCAAGAGTTCAATCGCTTAGCGAATGAAGTAAGCAAGAAGATCAAATCGGCGAAGGATAACGACGAGCGTCAGCAGTTCATCGCCGAGGGGCGTGACTTGCGTCAGAAGAAAGACGCAGCGCAGAAGCAGCACGACGAGATCGATGCCGAAGTCCTCTCGCTGATCTCGGCGATTCCGAACATGACTCACTCCGATGTTCCCAGCGGTGGCGAAGAGGATGCGAAGGAAGTCGGCTTCGGCAAGACGGCGGTTCGCACGTTCGACTTCGCCGTCAAGGATCACTTGGAACTCGCCCAACCGCTGGACCTTGTCGATTTCGAAGCCGGCGCACGCGTGACCGGTTCGGGATTCTACTTCCTCAAAAACGATGCGGTCCTGTTGGATCTGGCGTTGCAGCAATTTGCCATTCGCCATCTGATGTCCAAGGGCTTCATCCCCGTCACCACCCCCGACCTTGCGACCACCTCGGTTCTGCAGGGAATCGGCTTCACGCCGCGTGGTCCCGAGACGCAGATCTACAGCATCGAAAATTCGGATCTGCACCTGGTGGGCACCGCTGAGATCACGCTGGGCGGGATGTACGCGGACCAGACGGTCGATCTCGAAGAATTGCCGATCAAGCTGTGTGGGTTGAGCCACTGTTTCCGGACCGAAGCGGGAGCCGCGGGGCGTGCGTCGCGAGGACTTTATCGCGTGCATCAGTTCACCAAAGTCGAGATGTTCGCGTTCACCAGTCCCGAGCAGAGCGATGCGATGCACGAGGAACTGCGTCAGACCGAATGTGAGCTCTTCGACGCGTTGGAGGTTCCCTACCGCATTGTCGACACCGCCAGTGGCGATCTCGGCGGACCGGCTTACCGCAAATACGATCTCGAAGCCTGGATGCCCGGTCGCGGTGAAGCGGGTGAATGGGGCGAAGTCACAAGCACAAGTAACTGTACCGATTATCAAGCCCGCCGCTTGAACGTGCGTTACAAAACCAAGGGCGAAAAGGGAACGAACTTCGTTCACACGCTCAACGGGACAGCCTTTGCAACCGGTCGGGCGATGATTGCGATCATCGAAAACAACCAGCAAGCCGACGGATCGATTGCGGTTCCCAAAGCTCTGCAGCCTTGGGTCGGCAAAGAAAAGATCGGCTAA
- a CDS encoding RecQ family ATP-dependent DNA helicase, which produces MNTPVSVLKKFFGYSEFRAKQAQIVDHVLSGQHALVIMPTGMGKSLCFQIPALMLAAESRDAKTKRRPLTLVMSPLIALMKDQVDTLVRRDISATFVNSSLDRKERNKRYKEIGEGKYDLLYVTPERFRKADFLEQLGRREIPLLAVDEAHCISQWGHDFRPDYTRLEEIRQTLGNPITIALTATATPQVQADIVAQLGLQPHEARTFHEGIDRPNLSLKVIDVWGEDEKLQQMLRIREEAEGSGIVYFTLIKTLEQFSDQLLSRGVPHLVYHGDLPRHERRRVQDEFMLQPDWMVLATNAFGMGIDKEDIRYVVHADVPGSMESYYQEIGRAGRDGLPSECTLLYEEADLATQMEFIGWSNPSAEYYRRVYDFLKHDAEQIQAYGIEWLRDQLTRKDKHDHRLDTALSMLHRWGAIEGSLRPLKARVTGPMPPQLSDQDQLDEKLRRDQQKLYALVQYVKHEGDRKDFLNEYFGVAESQTGA; this is translated from the coding sequence TTGAATACTCCCGTTTCCGTTCTGAAGAAGTTTTTTGGTTATTCAGAGTTTCGCGCCAAGCAGGCTCAGATTGTCGACCACGTGCTGTCCGGTCAGCATGCGTTGGTGATCATGCCGACCGGGATGGGCAAATCGCTCTGCTTCCAGATCCCGGCGCTCATGCTGGCCGCCGAATCACGGGACGCAAAGACCAAGCGGCGGCCGCTGACATTGGTGATGTCCCCCTTGATCGCGCTGATGAAAGATCAAGTTGACACGTTGGTGCGACGCGATATCTCGGCGACGTTTGTTAATTCGTCGTTGGATCGCAAGGAGCGGAACAAGCGTTACAAGGAGATCGGCGAGGGGAAATACGATCTGCTGTACGTGACGCCCGAACGATTTCGCAAAGCTGATTTCTTGGAGCAACTTGGCCGGCGAGAGATCCCGTTGCTGGCCGTCGACGAAGCGCACTGCATCAGCCAATGGGGGCACGACTTCCGTCCCGACTACACGCGGTTGGAAGAGATCCGCCAGACGCTCGGCAATCCAATAACGATCGCTTTGACCGCCACGGCGACTCCGCAAGTACAGGCCGATATCGTCGCTCAACTTGGCCTGCAACCGCACGAAGCGCGGACGTTCCACGAGGGAATCGATCGCCCCAACCTTTCGCTGAAGGTGATCGATGTCTGGGGCGAGGACGAGAAGCTGCAACAGATGCTGCGGATTCGCGAAGAAGCCGAAGGAAGCGGGATCGTCTACTTCACATTGATCAAGACGCTGGAACAGTTCAGCGACCAACTGCTATCGCGCGGCGTTCCGCATCTGGTCTATCACGGCGATCTGCCGCGTCACGAGCGTCGCCGCGTGCAAGATGAATTCATGCTGCAGCCCGATTGGATGGTGTTGGCGACCAATGCGTTTGGAATGGGGATCGACAAGGAGGACATTCGGTATGTGGTCCACGCCGATGTGCCTGGATCGATGGAGTCGTATTACCAAGAGATCGGGCGAGCCGGCCGCGACGGCCTGCCATCGGAATGTACGCTTCTGTACGAGGAAGCCGATCTGGCGACGCAGATGGAGTTCATCGGTTGGAGCAATCCGTCGGCGGAGTACTATCGCCGCGTCTACGATTTTCTAAAGCACGATGCAGAACAGATCCAGGCTTATGGCATCGAATGGCTCCGCGATCAACTGACGCGGAAAGACAAGCACGACCATCGGCTGGACACTGCACTGTCGATGTTGCACCGCTGGGGGGCGATCGAGGGCTCGCTGCGGCCGCTAAAAGCCCGCGTGACCGGCCCGATGCCGCCGCAATTGTCCGACCAGGATCAACTGGACGAAAAATTGCGTCGCGACCAGCAAAAACTGTACGCGTTGGTCCAATACGTGAAGCACGAAGGGGACCGCAAAGATTTCTTGAACGAATACTTTGGGGTTGCAGAATCCCAAACGGGTGCCTGA
- a CDS encoding c-type cytochrome — MHHPLTFKARLFLCAISLLVAHPAIAQDDDLFDDFPKPGLIGTYRDADGHTAVRVDSGLAFDWADAAPDPRIDANKFSVVWQGQLLVRTAGTYRFASDSIGKVKFEVDGEVLLDCESPQRDWIAGEAFPLRAGMHDLTIRFQKSADAAAMRLFWSSDSFSWEPINPANTLHEIEDEPEDGFARGNALAEAFRCAACHEIGGASQPLDAPALDRLTGNLHPSWVVDRLMQSTSDADASTKMPHFAMTEKQGQAVAAYLFALSKDQPPKKLAAVKQPKPRRGQKLKKPVERGHDLFVGMGCLACHEKGGLGTQDLLGGGSLEKVAAKRPQDYFARWLLNPAAINTHHRMPRFELSALEASDLATYLQQDAAKSDVAAQPKWLGDPALIEMGRQLVKQNRCASCHEIEESLRPAPSLAKIALTSDSDWSQACVGSTGADRPHYALGDEDQQAIKAAVDAVLPDAEIQFSGADVLRRSNCLACHPRNLATGNAKLAFAIAAENSDAFEHAAVLTPPSLNSIGDKLKDASLQQAVRGEAPKRRPWLQVRMPKFRFNADEADRLADWFIAQDRIPAHGQAEQPAQLSESALLAVGPRLVTSNGFGCVSCHSIGDVSPAKAPVNSRGPNLAGLGKDVRKEWFDRWVADPLRVVPRVEMPAIKVPVDGVLHDNLDQQIGAVWQVLNLEGFRPPRPDALRVVRHNGNDLNGDAHVLTDVLRVDETQYIKPFLIGLPNRHNILFDLAEARLTGWWMGDTASQYTEGKAWHWEAGGVNLIDAPTSDADFALVSKSSGEVLMPVRERQFITEPDAWRQTADGLQFEYRLKFQASDDVEIVVPVEELYSVVTGENGASGWSRRVVSGPLPADWMLRLRAAGDAFQLAGDGNLRAKEKNKLYVAAGNEATAFDPTGKLLLQSGQPVQLNYLAELPVDRLPTFDTPADDLQSIALDVMPGFKSVQLPLSHEIMPVAMAWRDPQTMFIADLKGRVFRGEDTDGDQIPDRVTQVSDELAAPFGVSAGKDYVDVITKYALLRLFDDGRVENLVSGWGHTADYHDWATGLPQDADGSYYVALACQQDTRTQPAAYLRGTVLRLNPRRPSAANPQHFDIEVLSGGHRFPIGIARNRGGDLFVTDNQGNYNPFNELNHVMKGHRYGFINRLERKDGFNPPLTAPAIDIPHPWTRSVNGICFLESPKELGSDAFGPFEGHLVGCEYDTRRLVRMSLEKVGDTIQGAAYPFSYDQPPTGPAMLGPISAAVSPDGALVIGNIRDSGWGAGQNTGSVVRMELVESELPAGIREVRATPAGFIVEFTGEVAANAAADSDNYAVQSYTREATPAYGGDDKNNRSETVASVAYDPDKRTAVIELANPLRPDYVYEFNLKSMAKSDSAAFFPDRAFYTLRTVPEK; from the coding sequence ATGCATCATCCTTTGACATTTAAGGCTCGTCTTTTCCTTTGCGCGATCAGCTTGTTGGTTGCTCATCCCGCGATCGCTCAAGACGACGACCTGTTCGACGATTTCCCCAAGCCAGGACTGATCGGAACCTATCGCGATGCGGATGGGCATACCGCGGTACGCGTTGATTCGGGCCTTGCCTTCGATTGGGCTGATGCCGCTCCCGATCCACGGATCGATGCCAACAAATTTTCGGTGGTCTGGCAGGGGCAGCTCTTGGTTCGCACCGCTGGCACCTATCGCTTCGCCTCGGATTCGATCGGGAAAGTGAAGTTCGAGGTCGACGGCGAGGTGCTGCTGGATTGCGAGTCGCCGCAACGCGATTGGATCGCCGGTGAAGCGTTCCCGTTGCGAGCCGGGATGCACGACTTGACGATCCGCTTTCAAAAGTCAGCCGATGCCGCGGCGATGCGTCTGTTTTGGTCGAGCGATTCGTTTTCCTGGGAGCCGATCAATCCGGCCAACACGCTGCATGAGATCGAAGACGAACCCGAAGATGGCTTTGCTCGTGGGAACGCGTTGGCCGAAGCGTTCCGCTGCGCCGCGTGCCATGAGATCGGTGGGGCTTCGCAACCGTTGGATGCTCCGGCGCTCGATCGTTTGACCGGCAATCTGCATCCGTCGTGGGTCGTCGATCGACTGATGCAGTCGACCTCTGACGCCGATGCGTCGACCAAGATGCCTCACTTCGCCATGACTGAAAAGCAGGGCCAAGCGGTCGCGGCTTATCTGTTTGCATTGTCCAAGGACCAGCCGCCGAAGAAGTTGGCGGCGGTGAAGCAACCCAAGCCGAGGCGAGGCCAAAAGCTGAAGAAGCCTGTCGAGCGTGGGCACGACCTTTTTGTCGGCATGGGCTGTCTGGCCTGCCACGAAAAGGGAGGCCTGGGAACGCAGGATTTGCTTGGCGGCGGATCGCTCGAAAAAGTCGCCGCGAAGCGACCGCAAGATTACTTTGCTCGTTGGCTGCTCAACCCCGCCGCGATAAACACTCATCATCGCATGCCGCGATTTGAGCTGTCCGCATTGGAAGCTTCCGATCTGGCGACCTATCTACAGCAGGACGCTGCGAAAAGCGATGTCGCTGCTCAGCCGAAGTGGCTTGGCGATCCGGCGCTGATCGAAATGGGACGCCAATTAGTAAAGCAAAATCGCTGTGCGTCGTGTCACGAGATCGAAGAATCACTTCGTCCCGCTCCGTCATTGGCCAAGATCGCTTTGACTTCGGATAGCGATTGGTCGCAGGCGTGCGTCGGTTCGACCGGGGCCGATCGTCCGCACTACGCGTTGGGAGACGAAGACCAGCAAGCGATCAAGGCGGCTGTCGACGCGGTCCTGCCCGACGCTGAAATTCAATTCAGCGGAGCCGATGTGTTGCGACGTAGCAATTGTTTGGCTTGTCATCCTCGCAACCTGGCCACAGGAAATGCGAAGCTCGCCTTTGCGATCGCCGCTGAAAATTCGGACGCTTTCGAACATGCTGCCGTGCTGACGCCGCCGTCGCTGAACAGCATCGGCGACAAATTAAAAGACGCTTCGCTACAGCAAGCCGTTCGCGGCGAAGCTCCCAAGCGACGCCCGTGGTTGCAGGTGCGGATGCCGAAGTTCCGGTTCAACGCGGACGAAGCCGATCGCTTGGCCGATTGGTTCATCGCTCAAGACCGAATCCCCGCACATGGGCAGGCCGAACAGCCGGCGCAGCTGAGCGAATCGGCTTTGCTTGCCGTCGGGCCGCGTCTGGTTACCAGCAACGGTTTCGGATGTGTCAGTTGTCACAGTATCGGCGATGTTTCTCCGGCCAAGGCGCCTGTCAATTCGCGTGGTCCGAATCTGGCGGGGCTGGGCAAAGATGTTCGTAAGGAATGGTTCGACCGCTGGGTTGCCGATCCGTTGCGCGTGGTTCCACGTGTCGAAATGCCGGCGATCAAAGTGCCGGTCGACGGCGTGCTGCACGACAATTTGGATCAACAGATCGGTGCGGTTTGGCAGGTCTTGAATCTCGAAGGCTTCCGCCCGCCGCGGCCCGATGCTCTGCGTGTTGTTCGCCACAATGGAAACGATCTCAATGGCGACGCTCACGTTTTGACCGACGTTTTGCGAGTCGATGAGACACAATACATCAAACCGTTTTTGATCGGGTTGCCGAATCGGCATAACATCTTGTTCGACCTGGCCGAAGCTCGGCTGACCGGTTGGTGGATGGGCGATACCGCTTCGCAATATACCGAAGGCAAGGCGTGGCACTGGGAAGCGGGGGGAGTGAATTTGATCGACGCTCCGACATCCGATGCCGACTTCGCCCTGGTCTCCAAGAGCTCGGGGGAGGTGCTGATGCCGGTTCGCGAGCGACAATTTATCACCGAACCCGACGCGTGGCGTCAGACCGCGGATGGATTGCAATTCGAGTATCGCTTGAAGTTTCAAGCTTCCGACGATGTCGAGATCGTGGTCCCGGTCGAAGAGTTGTATTCGGTAGTCACTGGAGAAAACGGAGCTTCGGGCTGGAGCCGACGAGTGGTTTCCGGACCGCTCCCCGCTGACTGGATGCTTCGGCTTCGTGCCGCTGGCGATGCGTTTCAGCTGGCCGGCGATGGGAATTTGCGAGCGAAAGAGAAGAACAAGCTGTATGTCGCTGCGGGAAATGAAGCAACAGCGTTTGATCCAACGGGCAAGTTGCTGCTGCAGTCGGGGCAACCGGTTCAGTTGAACTATCTCGCGGAACTGCCCGTCGATCGCTTGCCGACGTTCGACACGCCGGCTGATGACCTGCAATCGATCGCGTTGGATGTGATGCCAGGCTTCAAGTCCGTTCAATTGCCGCTGTCGCATGAGATCATGCCGGTGGCGATGGCCTGGCGCGATCCGCAAACGATGTTCATCGCCGATCTCAAAGGGCGTGTCTTCCGCGGCGAGGACACCGATGGCGATCAGATCCCCGATCGCGTGACGCAGGTCAGCGATGAACTGGCGGCGCCGTTTGGCGTCAGCGCTGGCAAGGACTACGTCGATGTGATCACAAAGTATGCATTGCTGCGTTTGTTCGACGACGGCCGCGTGGAGAACCTGGTGAGCGGATGGGGGCACACGGCCGACTATCACGATTGGGCCACCGGGTTGCCTCAAGATGCCGACGGCAGTTATTACGTCGCTCTGGCATGTCAGCAGGATACGCGGACTCAGCCGGCTGCTTATCTGCGAGGGACCGTGTTGCGGTTGAATCCGCGGCGGCCGAGTGCCGCAAATCCGCAGCATTTCGATATCGAAGTGCTCAGCGGCGGGCATCGCTTCCCGATCGGTATCGCCCGGAACCGTGGAGGCGATCTGTTTGTGACCGACAACCAAGGCAATTACAACCCGTTCAATGAACTCAATCATGTAATGAAGGGGCATCGTTACGGATTCATCAACCGGCTGGAACGCAAGGACGGATTTAATCCGCCGCTGACCGCACCGGCAATCGACATCCCACATCCTTGGACTCGCAGTGTCAACGGGATCTGTTTCCTTGAGTCGCCCAAGGAGTTGGGCAGCGATGCGTTTGGGCCCTTCGAAGGGCATCTCGTCGGATGCGAATACGACACGCGGCGGCTGGTTCGCATGAGCCTTGAAAAGGTGGGCGATACGATTCAGGGAGCGGCTTATCCGTTCAGCTACGATCAACCGCCGACCGGCCCGGCGATGTTGGGTCCCATTTCCGCAGCGGTCTCGCCCGACGGAGCGTTGGTGATCGGCAACATCCGCGACAGCGGTTGGGGAGCGGGTCAGAACACGGGCAGCGTCGTGCGGATGGAGCTCGTCGAATCGGAACTGCCCGCGGGAATTCGAGAAGTGCGAGCGACACCAGCAGGTTTTATCGTCGAGTTTACCGGAGAGGTCGCTGCGAATGCGGCAGCCGATTCGGACAACTACGCAGTCCAATCCTACACGCGAGAAGCGACGCCCGCGTATGGTGGCGACGATAAAAACAACCGCTCCGAAACCGTGGCCTCGGTCGCTTACGATCCAGACAAGCGAACCGCAGTCATCGAACTGGCCAATCCGCTGCGTCCCGATTACGTCTACGAATTCAATCTGAAGTCGATGGCAAAGTCAGACTCAGCGGCCTTCTTCCCCGACCGGGCGTTCTACACGCTTCGAACCGTTCCTGAAAAGTAA